TCTAGGGTATAAAATAATCACCTATTTCTGGGCTCAAGTTTATGTCTATATGACTACTATATGGTAAGGCTTGTGGAATGGAACTGATAAAATGTGATCAATTcatatgtaaatttaattgaattaaaagatataatgaattaattgcatatgtaatttaaaattttatcgtatatttaatttaattaaaatacaaaataagatGGCCTAAAAAATGGAGAtgaaagtagtagtaataaatactGGAAAAAAGGTTAAAAGGCCATTAATGGAAGGACGCGACTCATCACCGAAAATAGATGAAATTTGATACAATAgaattactactccatatattttggttttagttTGACTGCATTGATCCAATATCCATGAAGTTTTTAGAATTGTTTAATATTTAGGTGTACTAATTTTACTACACTACCTCGTTACCCGACACTAACTCTGTTGCTACCATTGGAATCAAGAAAAGGGCAAGCATAAATATGAGGAACACAAACTTCAAAGGGGAAGTGGTTCAATTATAGCAACTTATTTACTCGTTTCATGCCATGTTGTACATCAAGTTGTAGCCTTTTAAGCTTGCTAGATCATATACCAAATACTAACTTAGGCCACGGACCCGAGCCTCGACCGTATAGTTCAAGTGCCACAAGAACTCGTACAAAAAATACTATCCATGTAATGAACTATCTATAAGTTATTTATCCCAAAATAGCGAAAAGGTaaagaatttaatatttctcaaGCGTCGGTCCACGTGACATTCCATAATTATCAGTTTCATGCTATCTTGATCACTCTGTAGTTTGTGCAGACAACTCAATCCGCTGCTCGCTATCCCCCAATGGACGATCCACGCATCAGGCCCAACCAAATGTTGTCAATGATTTTGAGTGGGCTTTACGgtcaattatattaaaaagtCATGGAATGAAGTATCAAAAAGTCATCAAAAAATTAGCTTAATTAAGggataaaaaaatcatgaattcaatattttgaaatggTCGATGTCATGTGATGCTCCCAAACACAAGTCCAACCAAATAGGGTtaattccattaaaaaaaaaacattctaGTAACCTTTATAAATAGAATCGCGACATATAATAAAGGCGAACACGAGTTTAGCAatcaatcattaattaatgaaaaaacagtTAAGCGAGAAAGTGCTAAActcaacaacaaattcaataacTGCGGACCCCAAACCCCACATTCCAATACAGCTTTGAAGCACTCCTTTCGATTCCGTCGAATATATTGCGTCACTCTACTTACTCTGCACTCACTTTTCCCCATCCCCCTTttgctttctctctctctctctcacctcCACCCGCTCCGAGGAGGAATCGCTCAGTGATTCAGGCGTTTCTCGGTCagtcctctctctcttttatgGTTTGTTTTGGCGGTGATACCATGTAATGCGCTTTCCGTATGCTTCAATTCCtgcatttttgttgttgttgcaaTGTCTGGATCAACGATTTGTCGATGTGCATCTATTTGGATTCCAATTGCTGCGAGTGGATAAATTTAGGTTGAATTTTGTGTGTGCGCGCTCAAATTTTATCGATTCTCAATGCAATTATATGGTTTGGTGTTTATGATTCGGTACAGAGGTGAAactaattcatcaaatttagcTAGGGATTTGTTTTCATGGCTTGAAGCGAATAATTAAAGCCTCTTGATTATGTGATTGTGAATTTGTGGAGTGTTTTGTATGAAGCGGCATGCATTGCTAGATAAGGTGCGATTGCATTTGGGGCTGCTTGCTGTTTTTATTCCCAATTTATCAGCTTTCTTGCATGCTGATCCGTGAAGAGCTGCGTATTACTTATTTTGTCATTATCGATAGTATTATCAGGCTATGGAGAATGGAGATCCGTCTCTGGGGTTGGAAGATGGGACAATTGATGTTGAGGATCTGCTTGTGGAACCCCCACAAGACGGGCATCTGTCGATGGATAATGTCATATGTTTCGATGAGAAGATCGCAAAGAATGCAATGGCCATAGTACCTGTTTCCTGCAGTTCTGGTACAGTTTAAGAACTAGCAGTGTGAAACTCCTCTTTGCTCGTTCTATCGCTGATTAGTTAGttattaagtaattaaatgCCATCCTTGTGCCGATTTAAGATAACAGGACTGAATTGAAAAGACTGTTGTGAGGCATTTTAAATCAGAACTTgatttattaagaaaaatatgtttgtGTATGTTTAGAGGTATCCTCATGATGGTTTACTTGTATCGGATTCTTCTTAAAGTTGTAATTCTGTCCTAATATTTTAAGTCATATGCATAGGATACACATACCCAAGTCTAAGCGACATGGCATGTACTAAAAATTGTAATGAGATGTTTTCCGTACTTTCTGATGTCAAGTAATTCTTTTTATGAAGTTTTATCATTAGTAACCACTAATGTAGTCGATTGCCATGCTTGTCTAGGATAAGATTATATGGCCCCAATTAATTCTTTCTGAGTAGATTTATTAATGAGCTATCTTGTATCCATCAGCAGTTAGAAGATAACCCTCTCTgtttccataaaaaatattgaagcTATTTCTTCTGTTTTCTTCTAGATATTTATCTATTTGTCTTCTTACTGATTGCATGAGTATTCACTGGATGTCACATGCCATTGAATGTAACTGTGTGGCTTTATGCAGGTGGGTCGGATACTGGTATTGCTCGGGAAGGGAAAGATATTCTAAATGGAGAAGTATGTCATAATTGGTTATTCGTCTTTAACTAATGGTTGACCCAGATCCTTTAAAGAGTGCTATAATCTATTCATGACTTATTGCTTGGTTTTTATAGATCCATGTATGATAATATGTGAAGCTAATGCTTGCtttagataattaaattacatgttTCTGAGTTATTTCCCATATCTTTGTTTATGTGTCTGACTCATCTTATGACATTGGCTTTAGCTTATGTTTTCCCCATGTGTTATTATATGGTTTAGGACCCTAGAGTGTCTTGCTCACGCTCATTGAATATCACACTTAAATGCGTTACACGTATTTGGTTGATGGACAGTGCATGCATTATGTAGATGGGTTACAGGCCATGTATCATGAATTCATGATTCATATCTTTGAAAGAGCTCATCATCTCATCCAATTAGATGGAAGTCCCCATGCGCAGCCATAAATTTTGGGTTGGAGTGACTGGGAAGCAAATTCAAGTTCTAAAAGAATTAGTCTATAGAAGCcaagtaagaaaaaataaatattgctaCTTGAAAAGAAAACAACTGAAGATTCTCACGTATAACATTCATAATTGGAAACTGAAACTAAGATATTCCACTACTGTACTTATTTAAGTTAGGTATAGTGAATGTTGGAATACACCCATGGACAAAACAACTACACATCTGAGACCCTAACGTAATGAAATGGAGATAATTACAAATCGAATGAATAACAAACAAACCACAAAAAAATCCCATTTGATAAGTTTATTGGATgttatgcatatatatgttCTTGCAGATAACTTATCAATGAAGATCAAATGATCAGTAAATATATAGCTCTAGTGGAAAGTTGAAAGAGAGGGGGTTGGTTGTCCAATTCTTGCCCATATGTCCCCTCTATCCAAGAGTATGATTTTAGCGAGTTTGTTGACCAATATGCTTTGCTAACTAAGATATCTGAGTTTTGGAGTTGGAGAATGAATTGATTGTCTTCTAATGTATCTGCTTGTgtgtaaatttatttgttaatatatATGGTTCACATGTAGGTACTCAATGCAATGCCTATTGAAGCTGAAGATGGATACTTCCGACTAGAGAATGATTTTTGTAACATGGGTGATGAGTACCTTCTAGGTACACTCTCTTGTTTCTGCTCACTATTCTTACTTGATTGACCACAAGTGTTGTGTGATGTCCCTTTCTTGCAAGTTGCACCCCCATTTCAATTCTTAGCTACGCAGAATAATTAGAACTGTGTTACTGGATTCAGGTGTTGAGTTTGCAGAAAGTATTACAAATTTGGATTATGGTTCAAGTGAAGGTTTGCAGGCTTTTGCCTCAGACTGTCAAATTCAAGTGTCTACTGATGGTTCTGACACTGGCTGTAGGTCGGATCTATATAGAACAGGTGATTTGCGGAAGTGCCAGACTAACCAGAAGGCTGAGAGCTCCAAATTTGGTGGTACTCTTATTCGCCGTGGGTGTGAAACATTGGATGAGGGCAACCCTACAGTTTCACCCAGATCGTGTAGTTTGCAAAATTCTGGAAAGTCTCGGAACAGTTCAAGCTCTTCTTTTCTAGAAGTTCTGTCCGATGAGAATGACGGAACATTCTCCCTAGCtgataagatgttttacagcTCAAAGACTATAAGAAATGATGAAATTGAGCTGACGGGCCAAAATGATGCTACTAATGCAATTGAGGGGCAGCAGATAGTAGCAACATCGTCAGTTCAAGAAAGTAGCAGTAATGTCCTTACACAAAAAAGATCACGCAAGCCCACACAAAGGTACATTGATGGATTAGCCGACCCCATTCCAACATATTCTAAAAGAAAACGAGAGGCTTCTTCTTCTACCATCAAGGACAAATCTCCTGGAGGTAAAGAACGTAGGAAGTGTCATGTGGGACCTAAAGCAATTAAAGTACCTCCTGAGGATCCAGAGGAGTTCTCTGTCATAGCAATTCAAGTTCCCTTTGGTTCTTTAGCTAACCAAGAACGTTCAGAGAGTCAATCATTTGATACGGTAAGTTCTTGAACCTACTAAACTTTGTTACAGGTATGTTATGGTCACAAGACTCGGAACTGTTTTACTCCCTACTCCTATACATGTGTTCTTTGTCAGGGTTCGagtttcttcaaattttcttttttcaatctctttaaatttttttatctgttCTGTCCATGTACTTGTTCGTTCGTGGTTTGAATGACATATCCTGATCAAATGTTTtctccttttggagttgatgTTTGTAGGCATTCATTGCGAGTGTGGTTATTGAACAACTTTTAGTAGATTACCTATTACGATCAGTGAATCATTTTAATGTTTTGGTACTCAATCATTTTAATCGTAGTTGGGTGAAAATTAATCACTCTTATGTTTATTCCCCAATAAAATGGGAAATCAAAATACTTTCCACATTCCTATTCTCAGTTGCTTTTACCTAGTTTCATGTATTATTTAATCTCAAAACCATCAAAACCACCTCCTGAGATTTAAATACTTATGTAGCTGACTAGctgttgaatttgaatattatgtgAGCAGGTGCAGCATGTGGATTGTAGAAATTCAGTGACCAAGTCGAAAGGGAAGAGTTCTACCCCAACCAATAAATCCGACAAATGTGTCCCGGCACttgaatataagaaaaaaggtGATTGTGCAGAAGCTCCATCAAGAAAAAGAGGTGATTGCGGCATGGGTCAGAAAAAAACCGACGTTTTTGTTGCAGAATCTCCgtcaaagaaaaagaatgtcCCTGCAGCAGCCACAAATCAGAAGAAAAGAAACGACTTAGCCCTTGCTGTAATTCGGAAAAAAAGGGATGACTGTTTTACAACAGAGAGTCCAAAGAAGAGGGACGACCGCCGCCTAGCTGTGGTGCATCACAAGAAAAGAGACGACACTTTAACAGATGAGAGCTCTGAGGAAGCTAGTGGCCGCAGGAAGCATCATAGGCTATGGACTATTTCCGAGGTCAGAAAATTAATCGAGGGTGTTTCCCAATACGGAGTTGGTAGATGGAGTCGAATAAAGAAGCTCTTCTTTGCAGCATCCGCTCATCGCACATCCGTAGATCTCAAGGTCAAATTCCTCTCTCTTCCATCCCCTTATATGTCATACGATACTATCGTTGCTTGTCAATTTGCGCAGGACAAATGGCGGAATCTGTTGAAAGCCAGCGGTATGCAGGAACAAGGGAGTCAGCAGGTTACGCATATTTCTATTTATCATCTTCAACTGTTATTATAAACACCGCGTATTGAAACAAAATCGGGGTGTTTTAACAGGGAGAGAAGAAACGGAATGTGGCGTGGCGGCCTCTGCCAAAGCCCATCCTGCGCCGCGTCTGTGAACTGGCGACAATGCATCCTTACCCGAAAGGCGAGAGGGGGGCGACAAAGGCTGCTGCGCGCGATTCGACGACGGATATAACGCTGAGTGACTACAGAAGAATCCTAAGTAGTGTTAATGGGAACTGAGCCTTGCAATGAGAAAGGCATATGTTGTACATCCTTTACCTAACCATGGATGatgttttattgattttcaaCTGTTTCGTAgttttttgtattgatttttaaaCAATGTTGCAACGCTTGCTTCTTACCTAATATCTCTGTTATTTTCTACTCactttttgttattattattattattattattattattattattattattattattattattattatgtccATCTAATAGATTGGAGGTTCAATTGACTGCATAAATAAAGATCCATTATTGATCCTTCCTGAGAAAACAGTCCAACTACGAAATGATCAAAAGTGGGAATATAATAGAACATTCTTGtctatattattttccatttagACTTAAAAGAAATAGTTAAATAAGTTGTCATCACAAACTTGGACAACAATATGTGGCTGTAGTTTAGTGGTAAGAATTCCACGTTGTGGCCGTGGAGACCTGGGCTCGAATCCCAGCAGCCacacatattattatttttaattttttgactTCAATGAATAACATAAGATTAAAACTCcaaaataaacacaatatTTTGACTTCGAAGAAGGTGATGGAAATTGATCGCTATATAAACTACTTCCGTCCACAAAACagtctcattttgccattttaggatgtccacaaaaaatagtctcattttaaaaataaaaagtttatcTCATACTTTATCCACTTTTGCTccatctatcttactttacctattttttctccttctctttttactttaccaatttcttattaaaactcgtgcagTCCACAAAtgggactattttttatagacggaggaagtactatttaacacttaaattgataattaaatttgatttgactACTAATTCATTAGTAGGATAGCTAATGTTCATGTGTCATTTATCATTGTATCCGTAATTTGTTTGCTGTCTGAAACAGAGGTTTGAGAATATGCAAATGTCATTCCTAATTAAAAGATCAATTCAAATACTTGATTCTATTCATGTGGTTTGTATGTATGGAACTTAATGGTGATTTCAATGAATCCAAGTATCCAACATTAGTATAGCCAAGCTCATATTCATTCAAGAATCAACACTATCCCTATGCACACTCTAGCACTtcccacaaaatttatatccttctgtcctttaaaaatataaactatttcCTTTTCGTTCATtccttaaaattataaactttctAATTTAGATAACTTTTTCTCTATGATAAGATGAgattcatattaaattattttttggaacaAAGTGAGTCAACACTTTATCGGCAACAAtctacacttttaacattctATCTacaactaactaactaactaacacCACCTTCTGAAATTACAAAATCTCACTTAACCTTAACAAGGGAAAGGGAAAGGTGCAGAGGTAGTAGCTACACGACAGTGccaacacaacatcaacctCAACCGCAGAGGAGAAAACTCGGTATAAGCAAAGAATCTAatcaatggaaaaaaaaaaagaaaaaaaatccaaattccCTTTAAGTTTATACTCACATTCACCACTATTTAGACCATACTAAAGAAACAACAAATTCTTCAAGACAAAAAAGAACAAAGCCAGAGGCTGCAAAGGTGTATATACATCATGGAATTTATGTGAGAAGACTTACAACATATGACCTCATATATCATCGTACATACAAAAGCATAATCACCAAAACAAATGGCAGTGCTCAttcaaatttatctttttctgtTGCAAATTCAACAGCAAAAGCACCAAAGATTTCTTACCTCTATTTCAGCATATTGCAACTGAGCATGTTacaactactttttttttcgcACGAGACACAGATTTTAACCCCTTTTTTCTACCAAATTATCATCTGATCAGTATATCAAATATCAATCACCTAGCAACCTCAAGAAAACCTTCCAATTCGCGCCGCCCGAACGTTCTCCCGAGTGAAGTATCATCCTTGTGTCTTGCTGCGAGGTAGAACACCAACCAAGCCACCATGAAATACACCTCCATGGATGATTGGAAAACGAGTACCACGAAATCCCCAAACACCCGCCTCAACGCCCATTTCCCGACTGATCCACAAACAATGACTTCCATCCACCTCATCTCAAATGCAGGGTAGAACAAAGCAACCAGCATGTGACACCCTTCTCTCACAATCTCCCTCCCACCCCGTCTCGAATCGACAATGGCTACCCAAGAACCCACAGCAAACAGCAAGCCAAGCAACACGTCGCTCAAGAACCAAACC
The genomic region above belongs to Salvia hispanica cultivar TCC Black 2014 chromosome 3, UniMelb_Shisp_WGS_1.0, whole genome shotgun sequence and contains:
- the LOC125214670 gene encoding uncharacterized protein LOC125214670 isoform X1 produces the protein MENGDPSLGLEDGTIDVEDLLVEPPQDGHLSMDNVICFDEKIAKNAMAIVPVSCSSGGSDTGIAREGKDILNGEVLNAMPIEAEDGYFRLENDFCNMGDEYLLGVEFAESITNLDYGSSEGLQAFASDCQIQVSTDGSDTGCRSDLYRTGDLRKCQTNQKAESSKFGGTLIRRGCETLDEGNPTVSPRSCSLQNSGKSRNSSSSSFLEVLSDENDGTFSLADKMFYSSKTIRNDEIELTGQNDATNAIEGQQIVATSSVQESSSNVLTQKRSRKPTQRYIDGLADPIPTYSKRKREASSSTIKDKSPGGKERRKCHVGPKAIKVPPEDPEEFSVIAIQVPFGSLANQERSESQSFDTVQHVDCRNSVTKSKGKSSTPTNKSDKCVPALEYKKKGDCAEAPSRKRGDCGMGQKKTDVFVAESPSKKKNVPAAATNQKKRNDLALAVIRKKRDDCFTTESPKKRDDRRLAVVHHKKRDDTLTDESSEEASGRRKHHRLWTISEVRKLIEGVSQYGVGRWSRIKKLFFAASAHRTSVDLKDKWRNLLKASGMQEQGSQQGEKKRNVAWRPLPKPILRRVCELATMHPYPKGERGATKAAARDSTTDITLSDYRRILSSVNGN
- the LOC125214670 gene encoding uncharacterized protein LOC125214670 isoform X2, with protein sequence MVLNAMPIEAEDGYFRLENDFCNMGDEYLLGVEFAESITNLDYGSSEGLQAFASDCQIQVSTDGSDTGCRSDLYRTGDLRKCQTNQKAESSKFGGTLIRRGCETLDEGNPTVSPRSCSLQNSGKSRNSSSSSFLEVLSDENDGTFSLADKMFYSSKTIRNDEIELTGQNDATNAIEGQQIVATSSVQESSSNVLTQKRSRKPTQRYIDGLADPIPTYSKRKREASSSTIKDKSPGGKERRKCHVGPKAIKVPPEDPEEFSVIAIQVPFGSLANQERSESQSFDTVQHVDCRNSVTKSKGKSSTPTNKSDKCVPALEYKKKGDCAEAPSRKRGDCGMGQKKTDVFVAESPSKKKNVPAAATNQKKRNDLALAVIRKKRDDCFTTESPKKRDDRRLAVVHHKKRDDTLTDESSEEASGRRKHHRLWTISEVRKLIEGVSQYGVGRWSRIKKLFFAASAHRTSVDLKDKWRNLLKASGMQEQGSQQGEKKRNVAWRPLPKPILRRVCELATMHPYPKGERGATKAAARDSTTDITLSDYRRILSSVNGN